The following proteins are co-located in the Peromyscus maniculatus bairdii isolate BWxNUB_F1_BW_parent chromosome 23, HU_Pman_BW_mat_3.1, whole genome shotgun sequence genome:
- the Pxn gene encoding paxillin isoform X2 gives MSSSLGSNLSELDRLLLELNAVQHNPPGFPADEANSSPPLPGALSPLYGIPENNNSLGGKTGPLMKEKPKRNGGRGLEDVRPSVESLLDELESSVPSPVPAITVNQGEMSSPQRVTSSQQQTRISASSATRELDELMASLSDFKTSSSAVVLGSQGLLPSSAPSPPLTLLHPPPPPPPTESSPGGHTPEVLSREGNSQVLLPSVAPRKFDVVSLEGTSSDTQNSRCPSAEGSQQSFGAKSQARLRNDLMDSMGELFRTPLCHTPYPATSTGSQGLLAKDVCSEETVAPIWRWPQAGTASRPETPHGVACSFQEGTEPALVAVDRQAVFPDTWSLPKECGQQERAQSEPGAPGSSCHAPADKEQLGGKIPCRGSLEGPTQAPENPRNPEGTTEAALEARKEEPELPHASMVTGTPNTSERISTAGQIRSVIRRSRETGHVHPMSREPSPRRRLDPATLSRTPSQERLVAELQGRLGIQPEAEAAAEASAQDWLTEGIVITVQPRGRRRAGGQLVEKVVYPPDSPIPLRRTLSVVAPPPDPLLQRHPDTLASLSPLRPSLPTPSCPGPAAGACASSGVQSAEAKPQEEGGHGPPGLASVPLTVRSVGCQTSEDPLLRPMQMHGLEQRADGERQWAAGWPPSSRQSSPEGQDEGGFMAQGKTGSSPPPGGLSKPGSQLDSMLGSLQSDLNKLGVATVAKGVCGACKKPIAGQVVTAMGKTWHPEHFVCTHCQEEIGSRNFFERDGQPYCEKDYHSLFSPRCFYCNGPILDKVVTALDRTWHPEHFFCAQCGAFFGPEGFHEKDGKAYCRKDYFDMFAPKCGGCARAILENYISALNTLWHPECFVCRECFTPFVNGSFFEHDGQPYCEVHYHERRGSLCSGCQKPITGRCITAMAKKFHPEHFVCAFCLKQLNKGTFKEQNDKPYCQSCFLKLFC, from the exons ATGAGCTCCTCCCTGGGCAGCAACCTCTCTGAACTTGACCGTCTGTTACTGGAGCTGAACGCCGTCCAGCATAACCCTCCAGGCTTCCCTGCAG ATGAGGCCAACTCAAGCCCCCCACTGCCTGGAGCCTTGAGCCCTCTCTATGGCATCCCAGAGAACAATAATTCCTTGGGAGGAAAAACGGGGCCTCTGATGAAAGAGAAGCCGAAGCGAAATGGAGGCCGGGGCCTGGAGGACGTTCGGCCCAGCGTGGAGAGCCTCTTGGATGAACTGGAGAGTTCTGTGCCCAGCCCCGT CCCGGCCATCACTGTGAACCAGGGTGAGATGAGCAGCCCACAGCGAGTCACCTCCAGCCAGCAGCAGACACGCATCTCAGCCTCCTCTGCCACCAGGGAGCTGGACGAGCTCATGGCTTCGCTGTCAGATTTTAAG ACTAGCTCTTCTGCCGTGGTGCTCGGCTCCCAGGGGCTGCTGCccagctctgctccctccccacccctcaccctccttcatcctcctcctcctcctcctcccacggAATCCTCCCCTGGAGGCCACACCCCAGAGGTCCTCAGCAGGGAAGGGAACAGTCAGGTCCTTCTACCTTCCGTAGCTCCCAGAAAGTTTGATGTGGTCAGTCTCGAGGGGACATCATCTGACACTCAGAACTCCAGGTGTCCTTCTGCGGAGGGTTCTCAGCAATCATTTGGTGCTAAGAGCCAGGCTCGGCTTAGGAATGACCTCATGGACTCCATGGGTGAGCTCTTCAGGACCCCCCTCTGCCACACTCCATACCCTGCTACCAGCACAGGATCTCAGGGGCTACTGGCCAAGGACGTGTGCTCAGAGGAGACTGTGGCTCCCATTTGGAGATGGCCACAGGCTGGGACAGCATCCAGGCCTGAGACTCCTCATGGAGTGGCTTGCAGCTTTCAGGAGGGAACCGAGCCAGCTCTCGTGGCAGTGGACAGGCAGGCTGTCTTCCCAGACACCTGGAGTCTCCCCAAGGAATGTGGCCAGCAGGAGCGAGCCCAGTCGGAACCAGGGGCCCCAGGAAGCAGTTGTCATGCCCCAGCTGACAAGGAGCAGTTAGGTGGAAAGATCCCCTGCAGGGGAAGCCTGGAGGGGCCAACCCAGGCACCCGAGAACCCAAGGAACCCAGAAGGTACCACCGAAGCCGCTCTGGAGGCCAGGAAGGAAGAGCCGGAGCTTCCTCATGCTTCCATGGTCACGGGCACACCCAACACCTCGGAGAGGATTTCCACCGCTGGCCAG atccGCTCTGTGATCAGGAGGAGCCGGGAGACGGGCCATGTCCACCCCATGTCCCGGGAGCCCTCCCCTCGCCGCCGGCTGGACCCTGCTACCCTGAGCCGGACCCCGTCCCAGGAGCGGCTCGTTGCCGAGCTGCAGGGCCGGCTGGGCATCCAGCCGGAGGCAGAGGCGGCGGCAGAGGCCTCTGCCCAGGACTGGTTGACGGAAGGCATTGTCATCACCGTGCAGccgcgggggcggcggcgggccGGGGGGCAGCTGGTGGAGAAG gtcgTCTACCCTCCCGACTCTCCCATCCCTCTGAGAAGAACCCTCTCTGTTGTGGCTCCTCCTCCTGACCCTTTGCTCCAGCGCCACCCTGACACCTTGGCCAGCCTCTCTCCTCTCCGGCCCAGCCTGCCCACCCCCTCCTGTCCAGGGCCCGCGGCTGGTGCCTGTGCTTCTTCTGGGGTCCAGAGTGCGGAGGCAAAGCCCCAGGAGGAGGGCGGGCACGGCCCTCCTGGTCTCGCCTCTGTACCGCTCACCGTGAGGTCTGTGGGCTGCCAGACCAGCGAGGACCCACTCCTGCGCCCGATgcag ATGCACGGCCTGGAACAGAGAGCAGACGGAGAGCGGCAGTGGGCAGCCGGCTGGCCccccagcagcaggcagagcagCCCTGAAGGGCAGGACGAGGGAGGG TTCATGGCCCAGGGGAAAACGGGGAGCAGCCCACCCCCCGGGGGGCTCTCCAAGCCTGGAAGCCAGCTTGACAGCATGCTGGGAAGTCTGCAGTCCGACCTGAACAAGCTGGGGGTCGCCACAGTTGCCAAAGGGGTCTGTGGGGCCTGCAAGAAGCCCATCGCTGGGCAG GTTGTGACTGCCATGGGGAAGACATGGCACCCCGAGCACTTCGTCTGCACCCACTGCCAGGAAGAGATCGGGTCCCGGAACTTCTTCGAGCGGGACGGACAGCCCTACTGTGAAAAGGACTACCACAGCCTCTTCTCCCCACGTTGTTTCTACTGTAATGGGCCCATCCTGGAT AAAGTGGTGACGGCGCTCGACCGGACGTGGCACCCAGAGCATTTCTTCTGTGCTCAGTGTGGAGCCTTCTTCGGGCCGGAAG GGTTCCATGAGAAGGACGGCAAAGCGTACTGTCGGAAAGATTATTTCGACATGTTTGCGCCCAAGTGTGGCGGCTGTGCCCGCGCCATCCTGGAGAACTACATTTCAGCCCTCAACACCCTCTGGCACCCCGAATGCTTTGTGTGCAGG GAATGCTTCACGCCTTTCGTCAACGGCAGCTTCTTTGAGCACGACGGGCAGCCGTACTGCGAGGTCCACTACCACGAGCGGCGCGGCTCCCTGTGCTCCGGGTGCCAGAAGCCCATCACCGGCCGCTGCATCACCGCCATGGCCAAGAAGTTCCACCCCGAGCACTTCGTCTGTGCCTTCTGCCTCAAGCAGCTCAACAAGGGCACCTTCAAGGAGCAGAACGACAAGCCCTACTGCCAGAGCTGTTTCCTGAAGCTCTTCTGCTAG